GAACTCGTACGCGCCGCGGAGCTCATCCGCAGTCTTCCAGCGCAGATTCATGCCGTTTCGTTCGGCGAGACCCAGCATCATCTGAGGCTCGATGCTGCCCTCGAGATGCATGTGCAGCTCAGCCTTTGGAATCTGACGAATGAATTGGGCGCGATCGGTCATCTGCGGGATTCGGTTGTTTCGGTGTGTTCAAAGGAGCGAGAACGCATCGCTTTCGCCTTCGAAGATAACAGCGAGCCGGCTCGTCGTGGCATCAGAATTACGAGGTGACCGCTCGAAAAAATAGAACACATTCAGCCCCGACCAATGCGCTGCCGCGCGGGTCTTTCTGACCCCGCAATAACGCTATCCCGCCTGGGAGCCGCGGTGCGCCCACGCAGTCGAGTGCTTCTCCACGTAGCTGAAAAGCTCGTACATCACCATGGCCATCGCCCCCACGACCACCAGCCCCGCAAAGGCCAGGCCCATCTGCATCGCTGAGCCAGCGGAGATCAGCAAGTAGCCGATCCCTTCGTTCGCCGCAGTCATTTCCGACACTGTGGTGCCCACGAATGCCAGCGTGATCGCCACCTTCAGCGAACCGTAGAAGTACGGCATCGATCTCGGAAGTCCCACCTTCACGAGAACGTCCCATCGCCTGGCACCAAGCACTCGAAGCACGTCTTCCAACTCGGGCTCCAAGGTCGCCAGGCCCGTCGCGATGTTCACCATGATCGGGAAGAAGCTGATGAGGAATGCGGTAAGGATCGCAGGACCCACACCAATGCCCAACCACACGACCAGGACCGGGATGAACGCCGCCTTCGGCAGCGCATTGAAAGCTGTCATGAGCGGATACACGGCGGTGTAGGCAAGACGCGAGCTCCCGATCAAGAAGCCGAGCAGTACGCCGACCACGATGGCCAGGCCGAAGCCCACCATCGTCACCCAAAAGGTCCGCCAAGCGTGCATCGCGATCGTGTCGCGGAACTCCAGCAATTGGTTCCAGATCCGCAGAGGGCTCGGGAAGATGAACTCCGAAACGTTCAGCACGGAGCAGACGAGCTGCCAAAGGACGACGACTGCGGCCAGCAGGATCCAAGGGGACCACTTCTCGAGTCGCCTGCTTCGAAGATCGATCATTGCGCCACCCCCATGCCTTGCTTGCGCATTGCCCCGATGTGACCGCGCAGCTCGTGCACGATGTCCGAGAATTCCTTTGTGTAGGTGACTTCCAGTTTTCGCGGCCGTGGGAGCTCAATCTCCCGGCGCACCACGAATCGGCCAGGGCTTTTGCTCATGACATACACGATATCGGCCAGGAAGACCGACTCACGGAGATCGTGCGTGACCAGAATCACGTTGAACTTCTGCTCGGTCCAAAGGTCGCGCAGCGTGCACCACAGCTCCTCGCGGGTGAACGCATCGAGCGCGCCGAAGGGTTCGTCCAGCAGCAGCATCTTGGGTTCATGGATCAGCGCGCGACAGATGCTCGCGCGCTGCTGCATGCCACCGGAAAGTTGCCATGGAAACTTGTCCTCATAGCCGCCCAGGCCCACTTTCTGCAAAAGCCGCCGAGCGCGCTCTTCGTACTCCTTTCGTCGTTGCCTGAAGCTGGAGCGGTACGGCTCGACAATTTCCAGAGGCAGCAGAACGTTGTCGACCGTCGTGCGCCAGGGCAAGAGCGAGGACGCCTGGAAAGCCATGCCCGAGATCTTCAAAGGCCCCGTCACCGGCTGGCCGTCGATGAAGATCTTTCCCTTCGACGGCATGTTCAGCCCGGTCGCGAGCTTCATGAAAGTCGACTTTCCGCAACCGGAGGGGCCCACGATCGCGATGAACTCGCCCTGACGCACCTTCAGGTCGATGGCCTCCACGGCAAAGTGATTCTGGTGCAGGAGTTCCTCGTTGTATGCCAGCCAGACATCCTGGAAGTCCACGAAGTTCAGAGCCCTCACGCGGTCACCGTGGTGTTCGATGGGAGGGGCTCCCTGGGCCAGGGTGGACGGCGAGTTTGTGGCCAGTAGCGCCGACGACCTCGACGTCGCGAGAAATGGACTCTTCTTCATGCTTGTCTCCTGGGTCAGGTTTTTCGGGAGCGAACGGTACTTAAGGAGAATGAGGAGCGGTCTGTGCGGAAGATCGAGAAAGGCCTGCCTGCTACCGGTGACAGCAGGGACAGGATCTTTCTGCAGACATTGGGGAAGCGTGCGCGAGTGCCTTAAACGTCAAGCACCAGCCGGGAGCAGCGCGCCCGCGAGCAACAAATCATCATGGTCTTGCCGGACTTTCGCTGCGCGTCATTGAGCACGGTGTCTCGGTGATCGGCTTCTCCTTCGAGGATGGTCGTTTCACACGATCCGCACGTCCCTTCCATGCACGAGTAGGGCACTTCGACACCCGCATCGAGAAGGGTCTCGAGGATGCTTTTGTCCTTTTCCACCTGGAGCACCACGCCGCTCCTGGCGAGCTTCACTTCAAAGGACTCCGGGACCGCCGCATCCACCGTCACTGACCTGGCGGGCGTCTTGAAGTACTCAATGTGTACTTGGCCGCGGGGCAGCATCTCGGTGGCATTCTCGAATGCGGAGAGCATCACGCCAGGTCCGCAGCAGTAGAAATGGGACCCGCCGAGCGCACTTGCAACGATCGGAGAGAGATCGAGTGGTTTGCCCTCGTGCTCGTCGTCGAAATGAAATTTGACCCGGCCGTCTTCGACCAAACTGCGCAACGCAGGCACGAACGCTGCGGCCTGGCGTGAGCGAGCCGCATAGTGCATCTCCCAGCTCGCTCCCAACGCCTGGAGCCGTTGTGCCATCGCGTAGATCGGAGTGACGCCAATGCCGCCGGCGACCA
This region of Variovorax sp. RKNM96 genomic DNA includes:
- a CDS encoding ABC transporter permease encodes the protein MIDLRSRRLEKWSPWILLAAVVVLWQLVCSVLNVSEFIFPSPLRIWNQLLEFRDTIAMHAWRTFWVTMVGFGLAIVVGVLLGFLIGSSRLAYTAVYPLMTAFNALPKAAFIPVLVVWLGIGVGPAILTAFLISFFPIMVNIATGLATLEPELEDVLRVLGARRWDVLVKVGLPRSMPYFYGSLKVAITLAFVGTTVSEMTAANEGIGYLLISAGSAMQMGLAFAGLVVVGAMAMVMYELFSYVEKHSTAWAHRGSQAG
- a CDS encoding ABC transporter ATP-binding protein, whose amino-acid sequence is MRALNFVDFQDVWLAYNEELLHQNHFAVEAIDLKVRQGEFIAIVGPSGCGKSTFMKLATGLNMPSKGKIFIDGQPVTGPLKISGMAFQASSLLPWRTTVDNVLLPLEIVEPYRSSFRQRRKEYEERARRLLQKVGLGGYEDKFPWQLSGGMQQRASICRALIHEPKMLLLDEPFGALDAFTREELWCTLRDLWTEQKFNVILVTHDLRESVFLADIVYVMSKSPGRFVVRREIELPRPRKLEVTYTKEFSDIVHELRGHIGAMRKQGMGVAQ
- a CDS encoding PDR/VanB family oxidoreductase; this encodes MTARTRPMRVQAIRLESESVQSFELTPVQDECLPPVEAGAHLDLHLPNGLVRSYSICNAPGETHRYVVAVSRDPASRGGSVYMHDQVRIAQVLHVGGPRNNFQLDLSASHSVLVAGGIGVTPIYAMAQRLQALGASWEMHYAARSRQAAAFVPALRSLVEDGRVKFHFDDEHEGKPLDLSPIVASALGGSHFYCCGPGVMLSAFENATEMLPRGQVHIEYFKTPARSVTVDAAVPESFEVKLARSGVVLQVEKDKSILETLLDAGVEVPYSCMEGTCGSCETTILEGEADHRDTVLNDAQRKSGKTMMICCSRARCSRLVLDV